From Halichoerus grypus chromosome 6, mHalGry1.hap1.1, whole genome shotgun sequence, one genomic window encodes:
- the IQCE gene encoding IQ domain-containing protein E isoform X4, translated as MPLGNRMSLTPQKLWLGSSKQGSLTQALKSDLTLEHARTSPPSSTPDYLTEALRMKRSNLRRSASNGHVPGTLVYREKEDMYDEIIELKKSLHTQKSDVDLMRTKLRRLEEENSRKDRQIEQLLDPSRGPDFVRTLAEKRPDAGWVVNGLKQRILKLEQHCKEKDNMINKLQTDMKTTNLEEMRIAMETYYEEIHRLQTLLASSETAGKKTPGEKKMGLKRQKKVSSALLSLSRSVQELTEENQSLKEDLDRVLSNSPTVSTMKGYVEWSKPRLLRRIAELEKKISSMESPKSHASEVVKSNAVVRSSSSSTVPRQPEGDREDDSERLRGAVRSLKGERNALQMQLQEKELEVRQLLRTNTDLQKELEHVKGGEEERRGREEALREEIQTLTKKCQELEEIRREERDDPVEKSLETPEEPRPSLPTSRPSQQDYEPDTSKEGSRPPSTCSEGRRDTAARILQTQWKVYRRQKKKAVLTEAATALQAAFRGHLARVKLLSSQACASEPPGPPGQDPPPPRVPSPAIQAEDDPGQEEAITTVQSVLRAHLAWLRHSASGQRTATAASRRRRPTLATARPSPAVPCPASPGQEDSDTSSGETVEGPVAKDEAPGLWGPEKPAALQPCSGLCSPSGPRPQPQPTEPPPTDDDSSDDSDEIVVAPARPSRKASSPP; from the exons ATGCCTCTTGGTAACAGAATGTCCTTAACCCCACAGAAGCTGTGGCTGGGAAGCTCAAAGCAAG GAAGTCTGACCCAAGCCCTGAAGTCAGACCTGACCTTGGAGCATGCACGGACCAGCCCCCCCAGCAGCACGCCCGACTATCTGACAGAAGCTTTAAGAATGAAGAGGTCAAATCTCAGGCGTTCTGCCAGCAATG GTCATGTTCCCGGGACCCTGGtctacagagagaaggaagacatgTATGACGAGATCATTGAGCTGAAGAAG TCGTTGCACACGCAGAAGAGTGACGTGGATCTCATGAGAACAAAGCTCCGGCGCCTAGAAGAGGAAAACAGCAGGAAGGACCGGCAGATAGAGCAGCTGTTGGACCCATCCCGA GGCCCGGATTTTGTTCGGACTCTGGCAGAGAAAAGGCCTGACGCCGGCTGG GTTGTTAACGGGCTAAAGCAGAGGATCCTCAAGCTGGAGCAGCACTGCAAGGAGAAGGACAACATGATCAA CAAACTGCAGACTGATATGAAGACCACTAATTTGGAAGAGATGAGGATTGCCATGGAGACTTACTACGAGGAG ATTCACCGTCTCCAGACTCTCTTGGCAAGCTCTGAAACTGCAGGAAAGAA GACTCCAGGGGAGAAGAAAATGGGcctcaaaaggcagaaaaaagtgAGCAGCGCCCTCCTGAGTTTGTCCCGGAGCGTCCAGGAGCTCACGGAAGAGAACCAGAGCCTGAAGGAAGATCTGGACCGCGTGCTGAGCAACTCCCCCACCGTCTCCACCATGAAGG GTTACGTGGAATGGAGTAAGCCCCGGCTGCTTAGACGGATCGCAGAGCTGGAAAAA AAAATAAGTTCGATGGAAAGCCCCAAATCGCACGCTTCAGAAGTGGTCAAGTCAAACGCTGTGGTGCGCTCTTCGTCCAGCTCCACTGTGCCCAGGCAGCCGGAGGGCGACCGGGAGGACGACAGCGAGCGTCTCCGGGGGGCCGTGCGGAGCCTGAAGGGCGAGCGGAACGCCCTGCAGATGCAGCTGCAGGAGAAAGA GCTGGAGGTCAGGCAGCTGCTACGGACCAACACTGACCTGCAGAAGGAGCTGGAGCACGTGAAGGGAGgcgaggaggagagaagagggagagaggaggctcTGAG AGAGGAAATTCAGACCCTTACGAAGAAGTGTCAAGAACTGGAGGAAatcaggagggaagagagagacgACCCTGTGGAGAAGAGTCTTGAG ACCCCAGAAGAACCCCGACcttcccttcccaccagcagGCCCTCTCAGCAGGACTATGAGCCAGATACAAGCAAGGAGGGCTCCCGGCCCCCCTCTACCTGCTCCGAGGGGCGAAGAGACACGGCGGCCAGGATCCTGCAGACCCAGTGGAAGGTGTACCGACGCCAG aaaaaaaaggcTGTTCTGACTGAG GCGGCCACGGCACTCCAGGCAGCTTTCAGGGGACACCTAGCGCGGGTGAAGCTACTGTCAAGCCAGGCGTGTGCTTCAGAACCCCCCGGCCCGCCCGGCCAG GACCCTCCGCCACCACGCGTCCCGAGCCCCGCCATCCAGGCTGAGGACgacccagggcaggaggaggccATCACCACCGTCCAGTCTGTCCTCCGGGCGCACCTGGCATGGCTCAGGCACAG cGCCTCTGGTCAGAGAACGGCCACTGCAGCTTCTAGGAGGAGGAGACCCACTCTGGCCACCGCCCGCCCGTCGCCTGCTGTACCCTGCCCTGCTTCTCCTG GTCAGGAGGACAGCGACACGAGCAGCGGGGAGACCGTGGAGGGGCCGGTGGCCAAGGACGAGGCGCCGGGGCTGTGGGGGCCGGAGAAGCCAGCAGCCTTGCAGCCCTGCTCTG
- the IQCE gene encoding IQ domain-containing protein E isoform X5, translated as MPLGNRMSLTPQKLWLGSSKQGHVPGTLVYREKEDMYDEIIELKKSLHTQKSDVDLMRTKLRRLEEENSRKDRQIEQLLDPSRGPDFVRTLAEKRPDAGWVVNGLKQRILKLEQHCKEKDNMINKLQTDMKTTNLEEMRIAMETYYEEIHRLQTLLASSETAGKKTPGEKKMGLKRQKKVSSALLSLSRSVQELTEENQSLKEDLDRVLSNSPTVSTMKGYVEWSKPRLLRRIAELEKKISSMESPKSHASEVVKSNAVVRSSSSSTVPRQPEGDREDDSERLRGAVRSLKGERNALQMQLQEKELEVRQLLRTNTDLQKELEHVKGGEEERRGREEALREEIQTLTKKCQELEEIRREERDDPVEKSLETPEEPRPSLPTSRPSQQDYEPDTSKEGSRPPSTCSEGRRDTAARILQTQWKVYRRQKKKAVLTEAATALQAAFRGHLARVKLLSSQACASEPPGPPGQDPPPPRVPSPAIQAEDDPGQEEAITTVQSVLRAHLAWLRHSASGQRTATAASRRRRPTLATARPSPAVPCPASPGQEDSDTSSGETVEGPVAKDEAPGLWGPEKPAALQPCSGLCSPSGPRPQPQPTEPPPTDDDSSDDSDEIVVAPARPSRKASSPP; from the exons ATGCCTCTTGGTAACAGAATGTCCTTAACCCCACAGAAGCTGTGGCTGGGAAGCTCAAAGCAAG GTCATGTTCCCGGGACCCTGGtctacagagagaaggaagacatgTATGACGAGATCATTGAGCTGAAGAAG TCGTTGCACACGCAGAAGAGTGACGTGGATCTCATGAGAACAAAGCTCCGGCGCCTAGAAGAGGAAAACAGCAGGAAGGACCGGCAGATAGAGCAGCTGTTGGACCCATCCCGA GGCCCGGATTTTGTTCGGACTCTGGCAGAGAAAAGGCCTGACGCCGGCTGG GTTGTTAACGGGCTAAAGCAGAGGATCCTCAAGCTGGAGCAGCACTGCAAGGAGAAGGACAACATGATCAA CAAACTGCAGACTGATATGAAGACCACTAATTTGGAAGAGATGAGGATTGCCATGGAGACTTACTACGAGGAG ATTCACCGTCTCCAGACTCTCTTGGCAAGCTCTGAAACTGCAGGAAAGAA GACTCCAGGGGAGAAGAAAATGGGcctcaaaaggcagaaaaaagtgAGCAGCGCCCTCCTGAGTTTGTCCCGGAGCGTCCAGGAGCTCACGGAAGAGAACCAGAGCCTGAAGGAAGATCTGGACCGCGTGCTGAGCAACTCCCCCACCGTCTCCACCATGAAGG GTTACGTGGAATGGAGTAAGCCCCGGCTGCTTAGACGGATCGCAGAGCTGGAAAAA AAAATAAGTTCGATGGAAAGCCCCAAATCGCACGCTTCAGAAGTGGTCAAGTCAAACGCTGTGGTGCGCTCTTCGTCCAGCTCCACTGTGCCCAGGCAGCCGGAGGGCGACCGGGAGGACGACAGCGAGCGTCTCCGGGGGGCCGTGCGGAGCCTGAAGGGCGAGCGGAACGCCCTGCAGATGCAGCTGCAGGAGAAAGA GCTGGAGGTCAGGCAGCTGCTACGGACCAACACTGACCTGCAGAAGGAGCTGGAGCACGTGAAGGGAGgcgaggaggagagaagagggagagaggaggctcTGAG AGAGGAAATTCAGACCCTTACGAAGAAGTGTCAAGAACTGGAGGAAatcaggagggaagagagagacgACCCTGTGGAGAAGAGTCTTGAG ACCCCAGAAGAACCCCGACcttcccttcccaccagcagGCCCTCTCAGCAGGACTATGAGCCAGATACAAGCAAGGAGGGCTCCCGGCCCCCCTCTACCTGCTCCGAGGGGCGAAGAGACACGGCGGCCAGGATCCTGCAGACCCAGTGGAAGGTGTACCGACGCCAG aaaaaaaaggcTGTTCTGACTGAG GCGGCCACGGCACTCCAGGCAGCTTTCAGGGGACACCTAGCGCGGGTGAAGCTACTGTCAAGCCAGGCGTGTGCTTCAGAACCCCCCGGCCCGCCCGGCCAG GACCCTCCGCCACCACGCGTCCCGAGCCCCGCCATCCAGGCTGAGGACgacccagggcaggaggaggccATCACCACCGTCCAGTCTGTCCTCCGGGCGCACCTGGCATGGCTCAGGCACAG cGCCTCTGGTCAGAGAACGGCCACTGCAGCTTCTAGGAGGAGGAGACCCACTCTGGCCACCGCCCGCCCGTCGCCTGCTGTACCCTGCCCTGCTTCTCCTG GTCAGGAGGACAGCGACACGAGCAGCGGGGAGACCGTGGAGGGGCCGGTGGCCAAGGACGAGGCGCCGGGGCTGTGGGGGCCGGAGAAGCCAGCAGCCTTGCAGCCCTGCTCTG